The genomic region GTCGCGCAGGCCTTCGCCGAGGGACCCGGACGGCAGCAGGTGGACGGTGTTCTGGGCAAGTTCCGGCAGCCGCTGCATGGGGATCACGATGCCGCCCAGGGCGCCGAGGAGGATCCACAGCAGGTTCGTGATGGCCAGCGTGGCCTCGGGCCGGACGGTGCCGGCCACCAGCAGGCCCAGGGCGGTGAATGCGGCCGCGCCCAGGATAAGCAGGCCCAGACCGGGCAGCACGCCCAGCGGATTTGGCCGCCATCCGAGGGGGAAAGCGACGGCGGCGACGATGGCCATCTGGATCACCAGGACGGCCAGGACCGCGAGGATCTTCCCAGCGATGAGGCCGGTCCGTCCCAGCGGTGTGGTGGACAGGAACCGCAGCACGCCGTACCGGCGGTCGAAGCCGGTCGCGATGCCCTGACCGGTGAACGCAGTGGACATGGCGCAGAGCGCGAGGATGCCGGGGACGGCAACATTGACCCGGCTGTCCCCGATGCCGTCGAGCAGCGGGGTGACTGTCAGTCCGATCAGGGCAAGCAGCGGCAGGACCACGGCCAGGATCAGCTGTTCGCCGTTCCGGAGCATTGTGGTGGCCTCATATTTGCCCTGCAGCAGGATCCGGCGGAGCAGGGGAGCAGGTGCGCTGCCCGTGGCTGTCGTCATCGGATTTCCCTTCCGGAAATGTCAAGGAATACATCTTCGAGGCTCCGGGCCTCCATGCTCAGCGAGCCAGGCATGATGCCGTGATGTGCCCACCAGGCCGTCAGCGCGGCGAGGTCCTCGGGGGTCAGCGCGCCGGTGGCCGTGTAGCTCCCGGAACGCGTCTCGCGGATCTCGACCTCGGCAGGCAACACGCCGGTGAAGTCCAGCCCCGGCAGTGCCTCGAAGTGCAGCGTCCGGACGTGGTCCCTGTGGGGCGTCTCCGGCATGTTGTGCTGGAGCAGCTGGGCCACGGTGCCCTCCGCAACATTCCTGCCGGCGTCGATGATGTAAACGTAGTCGGCCAGGCGCTGCGCATCATCCATGAGATGGGTTGTGAGGATGATCCCCATCCCGCTGTCCCGGAGTTCGGTGATCAGTTCGAAGACCAGCTGGCGGGATTGCGGGTCCAGCCCGGCGCTCGGTTCGTCCAGGAACAGGACCTCGGGGTTGCCGATCAGGGCGGCGGCGAGGGCCAGCCGCTGCTTCTGTCCGCCGGACAGCCTGCGGACATTGGTCCGGCTGAAGGTGTCGATGCCCAGCCGCTGCACCAGCTCATCCAGGGGCCTGGGATTGCGGTACATACCGGCAATGTGGCGGAGCAGGGGAATGGGACGGGCCGACGGCGGGAGGCCGCCGTCCTGAAGCATGACGCCGACGCGGGCGCGCAGTTCTGCACCGGCGGTGCCGGGATCGGCGCCGAGCAGCGTAATAGTTCCGCCCGTGCGCTTCTGGAGCCCTTGGGCGCATTCGATGGTGGTAGTCTTGCCGGCACCGTTGGCTCCGAGCAGCGCCGTCACCTCGCCGCGGCCGGCGACGAGTGAGACGTCGCTCACCACCCTGAGCATCTTGCCATCGAGGGTGGAGAGTGGACCGACGTCCTTGATGAGCCCGTCGATGGTCAATACGGGGGATTTGGGGGATCGCACCCCAGTATTCTACGTGAAGTAGTACTGTCACCGGTGAGCGGGGGTGCCGGGCGCAGGTCAGCCTTGCCTTACTGGAACGCCGCAACAAATTACGACATGATTGTGTTGTGTATTCCATGACCAACACCACTTCCGCGCCTTTGGCCGGGCAGGGCGCGCCTGCAGGTGCGCTGCGCGGTGGAAAACGTGCTGCCCTGGCATCCGTGCCCGCCGCGGCCGATGCCGATGAGCGCACGCGTGACCGCGTCCTTAGCGCCGTCCTGGAACACGGGCCGGTCAGCGCCGCGGAATTGGGCGACCTGCTCGGATTCACCCCGGCCGCCGTCCGCCGCCACCTGGACCACCTGTCCCGTGCTGGCGTCATCGAGGTCAAGCGCGTGGCCCGCGCCGGCGCCGGTGCCGGCCGCCCCGCCCGCCGCTACGTCCTCAGCTCCCAGGGCCAGTCCTCACTGGGTGACGACTATCTGAACATTGCCAGCCTGGCGCTCAAGCAGCTCGGCGCGGTGGCGGGGGACGAAGCCGTCCGCCAGTTCGCCGTCGAGCGTTTCGCGGAGATGGAACGCCGCTACGCCCCGGAGGTGGAAGCGGCCGGAACCGACATCACCGCCCGCGCGCAGGCGCTGTCTGCCGCCCTGTCCCGGGACGGCTTCGTCGCTTCCACTGCCACTATTGAAGCCAAGGCCCCCCTGCCCGCCGCACTCTCCAGCGTCCAGCTGTGCCAGGGTCACTGCCCCATCCAGCAACTGGCCACCCAGTTTCCCGTGTTCTGCGACGCGGAAACGGAAATGTTTTCGCGCCTCGTTGGTGTCGATGTCCGCAGGCTTTCCACGCTCGCCCGCGGGGGACACGTCTGCACCACCCACATACCCACAGGCCGTCCGGCCGTCACAGTGGCCTCAGCCACGCATGGCGCCCCGGACAACCTGGATGAAGTATCCAACCATCTGCAAGAAAGGCCGTGATGACGGACCAACTATCAGAGAAGACGGTTGCCGAGACTGCTGTGATTTCGGAGATTCTGGAAAAGAATCCCGAGCTCCACGGAATCGGCACCTACGAGTACGGCTGGGCCGACAAGAACGACGTCGGCGCTAACGCACGCCGTGGCCTCAACGAGGACGTCGTCCGCGACATCTCGGCCAAGAAGAGCGAGCCGGAATGGATGCTGGACCTTCGCCTTAAGGGCCTGAAGTACTTCGACCGTAAGCCCATGCCCACCTGGGGTGCGGACCTCTCCGGCATCGACTTCGACAACATCAAGTACTTCGTGCGCTCCACCGAGAAGCAGGCCGCTACCTGGGAAGACCTTCCCGAGGACATCCGGAACACGTACGAGAAGCTCGGCATCCCGGAAGCCGAGCGCAGCCGCCTGGTCTCCGGCGTGGCCGCCCAGTACGAGTCCGAGGTGGTCTACCACCAGATCCGCGAGGACCTTGAGGCCCAGGGCGTCATCTTCCTGGACACCGACACCGCGCTGCGCGAGCACCCGGAGATCTTCCAGGAATACTTCGGCACCATCATTCCGGTGGGCGACAACAAGTTCGCCTCGCTGAACACGGCCGTATGGTCCGGCGGCTCCTTCGTGTACGTGCCCAAGGGCGTGCACGTCGACATCCCGCTGCAGGCCTACTTCCGCATCAACACGGAAAACATGGGCCAGTTCGAGCGCACGCTGATCATCGCGGACGAGGACTCCTACGTCCACTACATCGAGGGCTGCACCGCCCCGATCTACACCTCGGACTCGCTGCACTCCGCCGTCGTGGAAATCGTGGTCAAGAAGGGCGCCCGCGTCCGTTACACCACCATCCAGAACTGGTCCAACAATGTGTATAACCTGGTGACCAAGCGCGCGATCTGCGAAGAAGGCGCCACCATGGAGTGGATCGATGGCAACATCGGTTCCAAGGTCACCATGAAGTACCCGGCCGTCTACCTCACGGGCGAGCACGCCAAGGGCGAGACTCTGTCCATCGCGTTCGCCGGCGAAGGCCAGCACCAGGACACCGGCTCCAAGATGGTCCACATCGCGCCGAACACCAAGAGCTCCATCATCTCCAAGTCCGTGGCCCGCGGCGGCGGACGCGCGGCCTACCGCGGCCTGGTCCAGATCCGCGAAGGCGCCAAGCACTCGGCCAACACCGTGCGATGCGACGCCTTGCTGGTGGACACCATCAGCCGCTCGGATACCTACCCTTACATCGACATCCGCGAGGATGACGTCCAGCTGGGTCACGAGGCTACTGTCTCGCGCGTTTCCGAAGAACAGCTCTTCTACCTTATGTCCCGCGGCATGCGCGAAGACGAAGCCATGGCCATGATCGTGCGCGGCTTCATCGAGCCGATCGCCCGCGAGCTGCCGATGGAATACGCCCTCGAGCTGAACCGCCTCATTGAACTCCAGATGGAAGGATCCGTCGGTTAATGACTGCCGAAATTACTACTGAAAAGGCCCGAATCGGAGCGCCTTCCATCGCAGGCTTCACCGAGGAAGGCGAGGGCCTGGTTTCCGCCAAGGTGGACCACAGCCACAACCACGGCCTCACCGTGATGTCCTCCCGCGCCGAGCGCCTCACGAGCTTCGACGTCGCCGACTTCGCGCTGCCCACCGGCCGCGAGGAAGAGTGGCGCTTCAGCCCGGTCCGCGGGCTGGCCAACCTGCTCTCCGATGCAGCGTCGGACGGCGAAGCGGCCGCGTTCACCGTGGAAGCCCCCGAAGGCTATGTCCGCGGCAGCCTGGCACAGGGAGCCGCCCCGCGCGGAACCGTGCTGACCCCGGCCGACCGGGCCGCCGTCGTCGGCTCAGCAAACACCGACGAGGCCCTGCACGTGGTCATCCCGGCGGAAGCCGAACCGGCTGAGCCGGTGCGGATCCTGGTCCACGGCGCGGGCGCCGGCCGCCGCTCCAACGCACACTACGTGCTGGAAGCCGGGGCCAACTCGCGCAGCGTGGTGATCCTGGAGCACACCGGTGCCGCTGACCACAACGGCAACCTGGAAGTCATCGTTGGCGAGGGCGCAAAGCTCACCGTCATCTCGGTGCAGCTCTGGGAAGACGACGCCAAGCACCTCGCACAGCACGACGCGCAGGTGGGCAAGGACGCTGTGTACAAGCACATCGCCGTGTCCCTTGGCGGATCCATCGTGCGCCTGAACTCAAACGTCCGCTTCGCGGGTGAAGGTGCCGAGGCCGAGCTGCTGGGCCTCTACTTCGCCGACGCCGGGCAGCACCTGGAGCACCGGTCCTTCGTTGACCACAACGTGGCCAACTGCAAGTCCAACGTGCTGTACAAGGGCGCCCTGCAGGGCAAGAACGCGCACACGGTATGGGTCGGCGACGTCCTGATCCAGAAGCACGCCCTGGGCACCGACTCCTACGAGAAGAACCAGAACCTCGTGCTGACGGACGGCTGCCGGGCCGACTCTGTTCCGAACCTCGAGATCGAGACTGGTCTCATCGAGGGCGCCGGACACGCGAGCTCCACCGGGCGTTTTGACGACGAACACCTGTTCTACCTCATGGCACGCGGCATTCCGGAAGAGGTTGCGCGGCGGCTCGTCGTGCGCGGCTTCCTCAACGAGATCATCCAGCAGATCAAGGTCCCGGCCCTCGAAGAGCGCCTGACCGAGGCTGTTGAGCGTGAACTCGCCGCGACCGAGAACTAAGCAGCCCCGGAAAGTACAGGACAACGGATGACTGAACAGCCAAAGGGCGAGCTCGTCTGCAACGTGAACGAGATCCAGCCCAAGCAGGCCCTGCGGATCCTGATCGATGACTTCCCCGTCGCGATCGTCAAGGACTCCATGGGAGAGATCCACGCTATCGGCGACACCTGCTCGCACGCGGACATCTCCCTCTCGGAGGGCGAGGTCGAGGGCTGTGCCATCGAATGCTGGGGCCACGGGTCGCAGTTCGACCTGCGCACCGGCGAACCTCTCCAGCTGCCGGCCTACGACCCCGTGCCCGTGTTCGCGGTGGAGATCGTCGGGGACGAGGTCTACGTGGACTTCACCAACGTCCTCAACGGCGCCGAAACCCCGAACTTCAGCTAGCCCGGCCTGTACCAGAACTAAACAACTTCCAGACCAAAAGACCGCACCGCCGCCCCAACGGCACGGTGCAGAGGAGAACAAGACACATGTCTACTCTTGAGATCAAGGACCTGCACGTCAGCATCGACACCGAGCAGGGCACCAAGGAGATCCTGAAGGGCGTCAGCCTGACCATCCGCACCGGTGAGACCCACGCCATCATGGGCCCCAACGGCTCGGGCAAGTCCACCCTTGCATCCACCATCGCAGGCCACCCGCGCTACAACGTCACCGGCGGCACCATCACGCTGGACGGCGAAGACGTCCTCGCCATGAGCGTTGACGAGCGTGCACGCGCCGGCCTCTTCCTGGCCATGCAGTACCCGGTGGAGGTTCCCGGCGTCACCATGACCAACTTCCTGCGGACTGCCAAGACCGCCATCGACGGCCAGGCGCCGGCGCTGCGTACGTGGACCAAAGACGTCAAGGCCGCCATGCAGCAGCTGCGCATAGATGCGGATTTCGCGCAGCGCAACGTCAACGAGGGCTTCTCAGGCGGCGAAAAGAAGCGCGTGGAGATCCTCCAGCTCGAGCTCTTCAAGCCCAAGTTCGCAGTGCTTGACGAGACCGACTCCGGCCTGGACGTCGACGCCCTGAAGATCGTCTCCGAAGGCGTCAACCGCGCGCACGCCGAAGGCAACATGGGCACCATGCTCATCACGCACTACACGCGCATCCTGCGCTACATCAAGCCTGAGTTCGTCCACGTCTTCGTTGACGGCCAGATTGTTGAAGAGGGCGGCCCGGAGCTCGCCGACCGCCTTGAAGAAGAAGGCTACGACCGCTACGCCAAGGGCGCGGGCGCAGCCTCGATCGCTCCCGCCGCAGCCCAGGCCTAGTAAGGACACGCCATGACAGAAATCGACGCAGCCCGGACCGGGCTGGAGGATGTCGAAGAGGCACTCAAGGATGTCATCGACCCCGAGCTCGGGGTTAACATCGTGGACCTGGGGCTGCTGTACGGCCTGAAGTACTCGGAGGACGACGGCGCACTGCTGATCGACATGACCCTCACCACGGCCGCCTGTCCGCTGACCGACGTACTCGAGGAGCAGGTCGGCAAGGCGCTTGACGGCGTAGTGGACGAGTGGCGCCTGAACTGGGTATGGATGCCGCCATGGGGTCCGG from Arthrobacter globiformis harbors:
- a CDS encoding ABC transporter permease, whose protein sequence is MTTATGSAPAPLLRRILLQGKYEATTMLRNGEQLILAVVLPLLALIGLTVTPLLDGIGDSRVNVAVPGILALCAMSTAFTGQGIATGFDRRYGVLRFLSTTPLGRTGLIAGKILAVLAVLVIQMAIVAAVAFPLGWRPNPLGVLPGLGLLILGAAAFTALGLLVAGTVRPEATLAITNLLWILLGALGGIVIPMQRLPELAQNTVHLLPSGSLGEGLRDAFLHGAVNGNAVLVLLMWTVLAGAAAIRWFKWN
- a CDS encoding ABC transporter ATP-binding protein, which encodes MRSPKSPVLTIDGLIKDVGPLSTLDGKMLRVVSDVSLVAGRGEVTALLGANGAGKTTTIECAQGLQKRTGGTITLLGADPGTAGAELRARVGVMLQDGGLPPSARPIPLLRHIAGMYRNPRPLDELVQRLGIDTFSRTNVRRLSGGQKQRLALAAALIGNPEVLFLDEPSAGLDPQSRQLVFELITELRDSGMGIILTTHLMDDAQRLADYVYIIDAGRNVAEGTVAQLLQHNMPETPHRDHVRTLHFEALPGLDFTGVLPAEVEIRETRSGSYTATGALTPEDLAALTAWWAHHGIMPGSLSMEARSLEDVFLDISGREIR
- a CDS encoding helix-turn-helix transcriptional regulator, with amino-acid sequence MYSMTNTTSAPLAGQGAPAGALRGGKRAALASVPAAADADERTRDRVLSAVLEHGPVSAAELGDLLGFTPAAVRRHLDHLSRAGVIEVKRVARAGAGAGRPARRYVLSSQGQSSLGDDYLNIASLALKQLGAVAGDEAVRQFAVERFAEMERRYAPEVEAAGTDITARAQALSAALSRDGFVASTATIEAKAPLPAALSSVQLCQGHCPIQQLATQFPVFCDAETEMFSRLVGVDVRRLSTLARGGHVCTTHIPTGRPAVTVASATHGAPDNLDEVSNHLQERP
- the sufB gene encoding Fe-S cluster assembly protein SufB, whose translation is MTDQLSEKTVAETAVISEILEKNPELHGIGTYEYGWADKNDVGANARRGLNEDVVRDISAKKSEPEWMLDLRLKGLKYFDRKPMPTWGADLSGIDFDNIKYFVRSTEKQAATWEDLPEDIRNTYEKLGIPEAERSRLVSGVAAQYESEVVYHQIREDLEAQGVIFLDTDTALREHPEIFQEYFGTIIPVGDNKFASLNTAVWSGGSFVYVPKGVHVDIPLQAYFRINTENMGQFERTLIIADEDSYVHYIEGCTAPIYTSDSLHSAVVEIVVKKGARVRYTTIQNWSNNVYNLVTKRAICEEGATMEWIDGNIGSKVTMKYPAVYLTGEHAKGETLSIAFAGEGQHQDTGSKMVHIAPNTKSSIISKSVARGGGRAAYRGLVQIREGAKHSANTVRCDALLVDTISRSDTYPYIDIREDDVQLGHEATVSRVSEEQLFYLMSRGMREDEAMAMIVRGFIEPIARELPMEYALELNRLIELQMEGSVG
- the sufD gene encoding Fe-S cluster assembly protein SufD, which produces MTAEITTEKARIGAPSIAGFTEEGEGLVSAKVDHSHNHGLTVMSSRAERLTSFDVADFALPTGREEEWRFSPVRGLANLLSDAASDGEAAAFTVEAPEGYVRGSLAQGAAPRGTVLTPADRAAVVGSANTDEALHVVIPAEAEPAEPVRILVHGAGAGRRSNAHYVLEAGANSRSVVILEHTGAADHNGNLEVIVGEGAKLTVISVQLWEDDAKHLAQHDAQVGKDAVYKHIAVSLGGSIVRLNSNVRFAGEGAEAELLGLYFADAGQHLEHRSFVDHNVANCKSNVLYKGALQGKNAHTVWVGDVLIQKHALGTDSYEKNQNLVLTDGCRADSVPNLEIETGLIEGAGHASSTGRFDDEHLFYLMARGIPEEVARRLVVRGFLNEIIQQIKVPALEERLTEAVERELAATEN
- a CDS encoding non-heme iron oxygenase ferredoxin subunit, with the protein product MTEQPKGELVCNVNEIQPKQALRILIDDFPVAIVKDSMGEIHAIGDTCSHADISLSEGEVEGCAIECWGHGSQFDLRTGEPLQLPAYDPVPVFAVEIVGDEVYVDFTNVLNGAETPNFS
- the sufC gene encoding Fe-S cluster assembly ATPase SufC, with the translated sequence MSTLEIKDLHVSIDTEQGTKEILKGVSLTIRTGETHAIMGPNGSGKSTLASTIAGHPRYNVTGGTITLDGEDVLAMSVDERARAGLFLAMQYPVEVPGVTMTNFLRTAKTAIDGQAPALRTWTKDVKAAMQQLRIDADFAQRNVNEGFSGGEKKRVEILQLELFKPKFAVLDETDSGLDVDALKIVSEGVNRAHAEGNMGTMLITHYTRILRYIKPEFVHVFVDGQIVEEGGPELADRLEEEGYDRYAKGAGAASIAPAAAQA
- a CDS encoding metal-sulfur cluster assembly factor, which gives rise to MTEIDAARTGLEDVEEALKDVIDPELGVNIVDLGLLYGLKYSEDDGALLIDMTLTTAACPLTDVLEEQVGKALDGVVDEWRLNWVWMPPWGPERITDDGKDQMRALGFNI